In the genome of Brevinematales bacterium, the window ATTTCTACGAAAATGAATGCTGCCATGATTGCAGCGGGGCTTGCTACGGCAAGCCGTTTTTTGTTAGGAGGAACCGATGCGGTTCGAATTTACGAAAATGCAGGCGCTTGGCAACGATTATATATTTATCGACGGGTATAGGTACGGCGAACTTTCCGTCGGCGCGGAGAAGCTCGCGATAGGGATGAGCGACCGCCACTTCGGGATAGGGGGCGACGGCATCATCTTCGTCCTCCCGTCGGAGTCCGCCGACGCCCGGATGCGGATATTTAACGCGGACGGGAGCGAGGCCGAGATGTGCGGCAACGGTATCCGGCAGGCCGCGAAGTACCTGTACGAGAAGGGGATACTCCGCCGCGACCGGATGGCGATCGATACCGGGGCGGGCGTGAAACAGATTTCGCTCGAGACATCGGACGGTGTGATGAAGCTTGCGGCGGTCGATATGGGCGAGCCCGTGCTCGATCCGAGGTACATCCCCGCCAACGCCGACATGAACCGCGGCGAATACGCCGTCGTCAGCCTGAAACCCGAAGGGCGCGATTTCGACTTTACCCTTGTGTCGATGGGGAATCCCCACGCCGTCGCGTTTGTGAGCGAGGTC includes:
- a CDS encoding diaminopimelate epimerase is translated as MRFEFTKMQALGNDYIFIDGYRYGELSVGAEKLAIGMSDRHFGIGGDGIIFVLPSESADARMRIFNADGSEAEMCGNGIRQAAKYLYEKGILRRDRMAIDTGAGVKQISLETSDGVMKLAAVDMGEPVLDPRYIPANADMNRGEYAVVSLKPEGRDFDFTLVSMGNPHAVAFVSEVCDMDVRKYGRAVEMMSDVFPRRTNVEFIEMISRNELRMRVWERGSGETLACGTGASASVVAAVLNGLTDRKVTVHLLGGDLLIEWTDDNHVMMTGGAETAFEGSGDTEYFLDIADNAPKQS